In the Campylobacter suis genome, TGGAGACGAGGGGGATCGAACCCCTGTCCAAAAACAAAACAACCGCAGCCTCTACATGCTTAGCAAAAGTGAAATTTTCATCTAAAAAGGCTCACTTTCCAAAACCAAAATTTAGACTAAGACTAGGCTTCGCTTTAAGGCTCGTCAGACCCCAAAACTACACTATCTAAATAACCTTTGCATCCTCTTAGATAGTATCAAAGGACAAAGGGCTCAACTGAACTTACGCAACTTTAGCGTAAGCAGGAGCGAATTTAACGTTGTTTGCGTTTAAATTTAATTTGGACTTTTTACGCTTTGTCCAAAGCGACATGCCACCACGACCACTCTGCTCCTGTCGAAGCCAAGTCGTCCCCATAAATTAAGAAAGCGTATTTTACAGCGTTTTTAAATTTTAGTCAAGCTTTGTCGGAATATTAATAATCAACGGCTCAAGGATACTAAAAAACCCAGCGTCTTGGTCAAGATCATCTCTGTATTTGTTAAACTGATCACTTACCAAAAGCAACCAATCAACAAATTTCTCATTAGCAGGACCTTTAAGCGTTCTCGCCTCTTCACAAACCTCCTCCGCAAGCGTAGTAAGCTTTAGTATCGGATCAGTGTGCATAAAGCCCGAAGCAGACTTGATATTGTGAAAAATCCTAAAAAGCTCTTTGATGTTTGTGTCGTATTTCTCAGGGCGCCTTAAGTCAATTATGAGCGGCTCCATCACATCGCACATCAGCGAAAAATGCGATAAGAACTCCTCTGCGATATCATAAGAGTACTCGACTTCCAAATTTTTAAATATACCCATAATTGCTTTCCTTAAAATAATGGCTTGTATTGTAGCAAAAATTTGGTAAAATTAAAAGAAAATTTCAAAAGTAGGAAAAATGGATAGGATAGTCGAGATAGAAAAAGTGAGTTTTGAGAGCGAATTTGAGACCTCTTTAAGGCCTGCAAATTTTGATGATTACATCGGTCAAGAAAAGATAAAACAAAACTTAAATGTCTTCATAAAAGCTGCCAAAAAAAGGGGCGAGTGCCTAGATCACGTGCTATTTTACGGGCCTCCCGGACTTGGTAAAACTACACTTGCTCACATCATCTCAAACGAAATGGGCGTAGCTATCAAGATGACTGCCGCTCCGATGATAGAAAAAAGTGGGGATTTGGCTGCGATTTTAACAAATTTACAAGAGGGTGACGTGCTTTTTATAGATGAGATACATAGGCTTAGTCCTGCCATCGAGGAGGTGCTTTATCCTGCGATGGAGGACTTTCGCCTTGACATCATCATAGGCTCAGGCCCAGCCGCGCAAACTATCAAAATAGATCTGCCAAAATTTACCCTCATCGGTGCAACAACTCGTGCTGGCATGATCTCAGCACCGCTTCGCGATCGTTTTGGAATGGACTTTAGACTTCAGTTTTACACGCCATCAGAGCTATCTCGCATAGTAACGATAGCCTCATCTAAGCTTGGCAAAGAGTGCGATAAAAACGCCGCTCTTGAAGTGGCTAGACGCTCTCGTGGCACGCCTAGGATCGCGCTTCGCTTACTAAAACGCATACGCGATTTTGCCGAGATAAATGACGAGAATTTCATCTCACACGAGCGTAGCAAAGAGGCACTTGACGCACTTGGAGTAAATTCGCTTGGATTTGATGAGATGGATATAAAATACCTTGAAATTTTACTCGAAGCCAAACGCCGTCCGCTTGGACTTAGCACAATAGCAGCGGCTATGAGCGAGGATGAGGGGACGATTGAGGATGTGCTAGAACCGTATCTGCTCGCAAATGGCTACATAGAACGAACAGCTCGCGGCAGGATAGCTAGTGTAAAGGCTTATGAGGTGTTTAAGATAAATATAGACGGTGAAAAAACGCTGT is a window encoding:
- a CDS encoding phosphorelay protein, translating into MGIFKNLEVEYSYDIAEEFLSHFSLMCDVMEPLIIDLRRPEKYDTNIKELFRIFHNIKSASGFMHTDPILKLTTLAEEVCEEARTLKGPANEKFVDWLLLVSDQFNKYRDDLDQDAGFFSILEPLIINIPTKLD
- the ruvB gene encoding Holliday junction branch migration DNA helicase RuvB, translated to MDRIVEIEKVSFESEFETSLRPANFDDYIGQEKIKQNLNVFIKAAKKRGECLDHVLFYGPPGLGKTTLAHIISNEMGVAIKMTAAPMIEKSGDLAAILTNLQEGDVLFIDEIHRLSPAIEEVLYPAMEDFRLDIIIGSGPAAQTIKIDLPKFTLIGATTRAGMISAPLRDRFGMDFRLQFYTPSELSRIVTIASSKLGKECDKNAALEVARRSRGTPRIALRLLKRIRDFAEINDENFISHERSKEALDALGVNSLGFDEMDIKYLEILLEAKRRPLGLSTIAAAMSEDEGTIEDVLEPYLLANGYIERTARGRIASVKAYEVFKINIDGEKTLFDE